A genomic region of Thermodesulfobium narugense DSM 14796 contains the following coding sequences:
- the uvrA gene encoding excinuclease ABC subunit UvrA, which produces MDYIKIRGAKENNLKNVNLDIPRNKFVVFTGVSGSGKSSLAFDTLYAEGQRRYAESLSVYARQFLGQLKKPQVESIEGLSPAVSIDQRGMTHNPRSTVGTLTEIYDYFRLLFARIGVAYCPNCNIPIKATSLDEIVSDLYKKYPEELIMITSVLIDGRKGEFKDLINRYRKQGFFKMIIDSKTYDISEEDVTLDKNKKHTIILVIDEVTLSSDKTKRLSEAVRLALEVGNGVIRVQRKDGQFDLYSEKLSCPKCGFSLVELSPRLFSFNSPYGACPACNGLGFVEELDPDKVFDMNLSLQEGAVRVFRGRYNQYYLYNLLSFARSHGISISKPVKTLSPEEINLLLFGDISDIEKDNSFEGIAKYIERKRSESFNESWDEFKDFFIMRTCSSCNGTRLRKEALSVYINKMNIADLLKLVPENILAFIEDYENNIYEYEAHAREKEEISRPIFKEIRKRLQYLLDLGLDYLTLDRATMTLSGGEVQRLRLATQIGSGLVGVLYVLDEPSIGLHPRDISRLVDSLRNLSLIGNTVIVVEHDKETIEAADFVVDMGPFAGERGGEVVYSGDIKGLYESNTLTGKYLSGKLKIVENTCRRKTDSFLKIWGASQFNLKNIDITLPLKTFCTITGVSGSGKSTLLYEILYKGIKKEKGFRELPGQYKSIEGVEKIDRVLLMDQSPIGRTPRSNPATYTGVLDDIRNLFAQLPESKRLGFKPGHFSFNVKGGRCEACRGEGFKKIQMLFLPDVYVPCDVCNGTRYQKDTLKVEFKRKNISEVLNMSVDEAKEFFSAQPAIFRKLSVLSDIGLGYIRLGQSATTLSGGESQRLKLAYELTKKFRGHTLYLLDEPTTGLHFDDIKKLINVLQRLVDRGDSVIVVEHNLDVVYASDMVIDLGPEGGDKGGQIVAFGTPEEIMEAKNSFTGKYLKEWFDRS; this is translated from the coding sequence GTGGATTATATAAAAATTAGAGGTGCAAAGGAAAACAATCTAAAGAATGTGAATTTAGATATTCCAAGAAACAAATTTGTTGTTTTTACAGGAGTGTCAGGATCTGGAAAGTCGTCTCTTGCTTTTGACACGCTTTACGCAGAAGGACAAAGAAGATATGCTGAGTCTTTGTCAGTTTATGCCAGACAATTTCTAGGGCAGTTGAAAAAGCCACAGGTCGAATCTATTGAGGGACTTTCTCCTGCAGTTTCTATAGATCAAAGGGGTATGACACACAATCCTCGATCTACTGTGGGAACTCTTACAGAGATATATGATTATTTTAGACTGCTTTTTGCAAGAATTGGGGTAGCATATTGCCCAAATTGCAATATTCCTATAAAGGCAACTTCTTTAGATGAGATAGTTAGTGATTTATACAAAAAATATCCAGAGGAATTAATAATGATAACTTCAGTTCTAATTGATGGAAGAAAGGGTGAGTTTAAAGACTTAATTAATAGATATAGAAAACAGGGCTTTTTTAAGATGATAATTGATTCAAAGACTTATGATATTTCTGAAGAAGATGTTACTTTAGATAAGAATAAAAAACACACTATAATTTTAGTAATTGATGAAGTAACGCTTAGCAGTGATAAAACAAAAAGATTAAGCGAAGCTGTTAGGTTAGCTTTGGAAGTTGGAAATGGTGTAATCAGAGTCCAGAGAAAAGATGGTCAATTTGATTTGTATAGTGAAAAACTATCCTGCCCAAAATGTGGTTTTAGCCTTGTAGAATTGAGTCCAAGACTTTTCTCTTTTAACAGCCCGTATGGAGCCTGTCCAGCGTGTAATGGGTTGGGATTTGTAGAAGAATTAGATCCTGATAAGGTTTTTGATATGAATTTGTCTCTACAAGAAGGGGCTGTAAGAGTCTTTAGAGGGAGATATAATCAATATTACTTATATAATTTGTTAAGTTTTGCTAGATCACATGGCATAAGTATTAGTAAACCTGTAAAAACGCTAAGTCCTGAAGAAATAAATCTTCTTTTATTTGGAGACATTTCTGATATAGAAAAGGATAACTCTTTTGAAGGTATAGCAAAATATATTGAAAGAAAACGTTCAGAGTCGTTTAATGAATCGTGGGATGAGTTTAAGGACTTTTTTATAATGAGAACTTGTAGTTCATGCAATGGCACAAGGTTAAGAAAGGAAGCACTTAGCGTATACATAAATAAGATGAACATTGCTGATCTGTTAAAGCTCGTTCCAGAAAATATTTTGGCATTTATTGAAGACTATGAGAACAATATTTATGAGTACGAAGCGCATGCTCGTGAAAAAGAAGAGATTTCAAGACCTATTTTTAAAGAAATAAGAAAGAGACTTCAATATCTTCTTGATCTTGGTTTAGATTATCTAACTTTGGACAGAGCTACTATGACGCTTTCTGGAGGGGAAGTGCAAAGATTAAGACTAGCTACTCAAATTGGTTCTGGTCTGGTGGGGGTTCTTTATGTACTTGATGAGCCAAGTATTGGACTTCATCCAAGAGACATATCGAGATTGGTAGATAGCTTGAGAAACCTTTCGCTTATTGGCAATACTGTTATAGTAGTAGAACATGATAAGGAAACTATTGAGGCAGCAGATTTTGTAGTAGATATGGGGCCATTTGCAGGAGAAAGAGGTGGAGAGGTAGTTTATTCAGGTGATATAAAGGGGTTGTACGAATCGAATACTTTGACAGGCAAATATCTTTCAGGGAAGTTAAAGATAGTAGAAAATACTTGTAGAAGAAAGACAGATAGTTTTCTAAAAATATGGGGTGCAAGTCAGTTTAATTTAAAGAACATTGATATAACCTTGCCATTGAAGACATTTTGTACTATAACAGGTGTTTCTGGTTCTGGGAAAAGTACTCTTTTATATGAAATTTTGTACAAAGGGATAAAGAAAGAAAAAGGTTTTAGGGAATTGCCAGGCCAATATAAATCAATTGAGGGCGTTGAAAAAATTGATAGAGTTCTTTTGATGGATCAATCTCCTATTGGAAGAACTCCGAGATCCAATCCTGCAACATATACTGGTGTACTGGATGACATAAGGAACCTGTTTGCTCAACTCCCCGAATCTAAAAGATTAGGCTTTAAACCTGGACATTTTAGTTTTAACGTAAAGGGCGGAAGGTGTGAAGCTTGTAGAGGTGAAGGTTTCAAAAAAATTCAGATGCTTTTTTTGCCGGACGTATACGTTCCTTGCGACGTTTGTAATGGTACAAGATATCAAAAAGATACTTTAAAAGTTGAGTTTAAAAGGAAAAATATATCTGAAGTTTTGAATATGAGCGTAGATGAAGCAAAGGAATTTTTTTCTGCTCAGCCAGCAATATTTAGAAAACTATCTGTTTTGAGCGATATTGGGCTTGGTTATATAAGATTGGGTCAAAGTGCAACAACTCTTTCTGGTGGGGAATCACAAAGACTAAAGCTTGCGTACGAACTTACAAAAAAGTTTAGGGGTCATACTTTATATTTGCTTGATGAACCTACTACAGGACTCCATTTTGATGATATAAAAAAGCTGATTAATGTTTTACAAAGATTAGTTGATAGAGGAGACTCTGTGATTGTTGTTGAACACAACCTCGATGTAGTTTATGCTAGTGATATGGTAATTGATTTAGGTCCTGAAGGCGGAGATAAGGGTGGACAAATAGTGGCTTTTGGCACTCCAGAAGAAATAATGGAAGCAAAGAACTCCTTTACGGGTAAATACCTTAAAGAATGGTTTGATAGATCTTGA
- the nadD gene encoding nicotinate (nicotinamide) nucleotide adenylyltransferase, with protein MVKLEHRIAILGGTFDPVHIGHLKLGQSALSILDPDIFFWIPAKRSPLKNKIYGSDFHRWCMLYECIKNEKRYILSDLELIRKEPSYTYLTLIDIKKKYSDSQLYFVMGLDTALSLPKWYKIDDILKICKFAVFKRNVGKDKSIEKLPERIFRNIDFFEVDIPDVSSNLIRKKIALNENLSEFLDPSTIEYIKRFNLYK; from the coding sequence ATGGTCAAATTAGAACATAGAATAGCTATTTTAGGTGGTACTTTCGATCCAGTTCATATTGGCCACTTAAAATTAGGGCAAAGTGCGCTTAGCATTCTTGACCCAGATATTTTTTTTTGGATCCCTGCTAAGAGATCTCCTTTAAAAAATAAGATTTATGGTAGCGATTTTCACCGATGGTGTATGCTTTATGAGTGCATAAAAAATGAGAAAAGGTATATACTAAGCGATTTGGAATTAATTAGAAAAGAACCTTCTTACACTTATCTTACTCTAATAGATATCAAGAAAAAATATTCTGATTCACAACTGTATTTTGTTATGGGTTTGGACACTGCACTTTCTTTACCAAAATGGTATAAAATTGATGATATATTGAAAATTTGTAAGTTTGCGGTTTTCAAAAGAAATGTCGGTAAAGATAAATCAATTGAAAAGTTACCTGAAAGAATTTTTCGTAATATAGATTTCTTTGAAGTTGACATACCCGATGTTTCATCAAATCTAATTAGAAAGAAAATAGCGTTAAATGAGAACTTATCTGAGTTTCTTGATCCTTCTACTATAGAATATATTAAAAGATTTAACTTATATAAATAA
- a CDS encoding glutamate-5-semialdehyde dehydrogenase, whose product METGEIKEYVEKLCREGKESTYNIASLDTNTKNNFLNILSKKLIESEKNIISANASDIEAARQRGISSSLIDRMLLDHKRIVQMAEGCKKVSYLPDPIGSVIFGVKRPNGLEIYCKRVPLGCIGVIYEARPNVTIEITTLAIKSGNAVILKGGSEVISTNKVLVELIKESLKEAEIDERAVQFIETTDRSAVDVLLKQRGFIDVIIPRGSEGLIKHVVENSYIPVIETGIGNCHLYIDESANVEMALKIAINAKTQRPSVCNSIEKVLIHKNIASNILVPLVMEFKKRDVQIRGCQQTLKYVKDAILATEEDWYKEYHDLIVAIKIVKDLREAISHINKYGSKHSEAIVSENYSSIRRFLRDVDASAVYANASTRFTDGGEFGFGAEVGISTQKLHVRGPMGLEALTTMKYVIFGNGQIRT is encoded by the coding sequence ATGGAGACTGGTGAAATTAAAGAATATGTGGAAAAATTGTGTAGAGAGGGAAAGGAATCAACTTACAACATTGCATCTTTAGATACAAACACTAAAAATAATTTTTTAAACATTTTGTCAAAAAAGTTAATTGAAAGCGAAAAGAACATTATAAGCGCTAACGCTTCAGATATAGAAGCTGCCAGACAGAGGGGAATATCTTCTAGCTTAATTGATAGAATGCTTTTGGATCACAAAAGAATTGTGCAGATGGCTGAAGGCTGCAAAAAGGTTTCCTATCTTCCAGATCCTATTGGAAGCGTAATATTTGGTGTGAAAAGACCAAATGGACTTGAAATTTATTGTAAAAGAGTGCCTCTTGGATGTATAGGAGTAATATATGAGGCAAGACCAAATGTAACTATTGAGATCACAACCCTTGCTATTAAATCTGGAAATGCAGTAATTTTGAAAGGTGGTAGTGAAGTTATAAGTACAAACAAAGTACTTGTAGAGCTTATTAAAGAATCGCTAAAAGAGGCAGAGATAGATGAAAGAGCAGTTCAATTTATAGAAACTACTGATAGATCTGCAGTGGATGTACTTTTAAAACAAAGAGGATTTATAGATGTAATTATTCCAAGAGGTTCAGAAGGCTTAATTAAACATGTTGTTGAGAATTCTTATATCCCAGTGATTGAAACTGGTATAGGTAATTGTCACTTATATATAGACGAGTCAGCTAACGTTGAAATGGCTTTAAAAATAGCGATAAACGCCAAGACGCAAAGACCATCTGTATGTAATTCTATTGAGAAGGTTCTTATTCATAAAAATATAGCATCGAATATACTTGTGCCTCTGGTTATGGAGTTTAAAAAAAGAGATGTACAAATAAGAGGATGTCAGCAAACTCTGAAATACGTAAAGGACGCGATTTTAGCTACTGAAGAAGATTGGTATAAAGAATATCACGATTTAATTGTTGCTATTAAGATAGTTAAAGATTTAAGAGAAGCTATAAGCCATATTAACAAATATGGTTCTAAACATTCTGAAGCCATAGTCTCAGAAAACTATTCAAGCATTAGAAGATTCCTGAGAGATGTTGATGCTAGTGCGGTTTATGCTAACGCATCAACGAGGTTTACAGATGGTGGTGAATTTGGATTTGGTGCAGAAGTAGGGATAAGTACTCAAAAACTTCATGTAAGAGGACCTATGGGTCTTGAGGCACTAACTACAATGAAATACGTTATATTTGGAAATGGTCAAATTAGAACATAG
- the proB gene encoding glutamate 5-kinase — MNMRIVLKIGTSSIIRQNSINEEFIDMIAEGVSLNIKKGLKFVLVSSGAIGLGKFYTNIKNPKSIPEKQAAASVGQLYLMNAYKKAFDKRNIQCAQLLFTATDLSNRERFLNIQNTFKVLLKSNIIPIINENDTVAVEEIKIGDNDTLSALVSLLVKANILTIFTDVDGLYMNKDDPSTLIKKVKKIDSELFNIAGQTNSKFGTGGMYTKLKAAQIATDAGISVYIISNKKIKEFFNMVDKVINIGTFFEPSTKSSQKMSWLKHNSRTKGKIVIDQGAKEALFKNKSLLPSGVIDVVGNFKRADIIEISDQSGNIVAKGLTNYSSNEILRIKGSNTRNIYGILGYKFSDEIVHKDYMIII, encoded by the coding sequence ATGAATATGAGAATTGTTTTGAAAATTGGTACATCCTCGATAATTAGACAAAACTCTATTAATGAAGAATTCATCGATATGATTGCTGAAGGCGTGTCACTAAATATTAAAAAAGGGCTCAAATTTGTCCTTGTTTCGTCAGGGGCAATAGGCCTTGGAAAATTTTATACTAATATAAAAAATCCAAAATCAATTCCTGAAAAGCAGGCTGCAGCTTCCGTAGGGCAACTTTATTTGATGAACGCCTACAAAAAGGCTTTTGATAAGAGGAATATTCAATGTGCACAGCTTTTGTTTACGGCTACGGATTTATCTAATCGTGAAAGATTTCTAAATATCCAGAATACTTTTAAGGTCTTATTAAAGTCAAATATTATACCCATTATAAATGAAAACGATACTGTTGCCGTAGAAGAGATAAAAATAGGAGATAACGATACGCTTTCTGCTCTTGTTTCCTTATTGGTTAAAGCGAATATCCTTACTATCTTTACTGACGTTGATGGGCTTTATATGAATAAAGATGATCCAAGTACCCTTATCAAGAAAGTTAAAAAAATTGACAGCGAACTTTTTAATATTGCTGGTCAAACAAATTCAAAATTTGGTACTGGCGGGATGTATACAAAACTTAAGGCAGCACAGATAGCAACTGATGCGGGGATTTCTGTATACATTATTTCTAATAAAAAAATAAAAGAATTTTTCAATATGGTAGATAAGGTTATTAATATAGGCACGTTTTTTGAGCCATCTACAAAGAGTTCGCAAAAGATGTCATGGTTAAAACACAATAGTAGAACTAAGGGTAAAATTGTGATTGATCAGGGAGCAAAGGAGGCCCTCTTTAAAAATAAAAGTCTTTTGCCATCGGGCGTTATTGATGTTGTTGGCAATTTTAAAAGGGCTGATATTATTGAAATTTCTGATCAATCTGGTAATATTGTTGCGAAAGGGTTAACCAATTATTCGTCTAATGAAATTTTAAGAATAAAGGGGTCTAATACTAGGAATATTTATGGTATTCTGGGTTATAAATTTTCTGATGAGATAGTTCACAAAGATTATATGATAATTATCTAA
- the obgE gene encoding GTPase ObgE: MSLRSYIFPDTARVKFVGGHGGRGCVSFRKEKYVPKGGPDGGDGGRGANIYLVASREVSDLSFFKSNQEFRGKNGEPGSSKKMHGKDAQDLYINVPIGTLVRDLDTNEIICDLDYNGKVFLVAKGGKGGLGNSNFATPTNRVPHYAQDGEPGEEKNVLLELKIIADASLIGFPNAGKSSLLNALTNAKAIVGEYSFTTIKPVLGVLSNDEKSIVLADIPGIIEGASKGKGLGNIFLRHIERSNFLIFVLDASLDPIKYYNIIIKELEQYNKNLLQKKRIILLNKRDLIDKNTENKLLIYFKGLNEQVYSISTFDKTSIEALKNIILESVSESKILV; encoded by the coding sequence ATGTCTTTAAGATCGTATATCTTTCCTGATACTGCTAGAGTGAAATTTGTGGGGGGGCATGGTGGAAGAGGATGTGTAAGCTTTAGGAAGGAGAAATATGTTCCAAAGGGTGGACCAGATGGTGGAGACGGTGGACGAGGCGCGAACATATATCTTGTTGCTAGCAGAGAAGTAAGCGATCTGTCCTTTTTTAAATCCAATCAAGAGTTTAGGGGAAAGAACGGAGAACCTGGATCTTCCAAAAAAATGCATGGGAAAGATGCTCAAGATTTATACATTAATGTGCCTATTGGAACATTGGTTAGAGACCTGGATACAAACGAAATCATATGCGATCTTGATTATAATGGAAAAGTTTTTTTGGTTGCAAAGGGTGGAAAAGGAGGATTGGGTAATTCTAACTTTGCCACGCCTACGAACAGAGTTCCCCATTATGCTCAAGATGGAGAACCTGGTGAGGAAAAAAACGTTTTACTAGAATTAAAAATTATTGCAGACGCCTCTTTAATAGGATTTCCTAATGCTGGTAAGTCTTCGCTTTTAAATGCTTTGACGAATGCCAAAGCAATTGTGGGTGAATACTCTTTTACAACTATAAAACCAGTTCTTGGAGTATTATCAAACGATGAAAAGTCAATAGTTTTGGCTGATATTCCTGGAATTATTGAAGGGGCAAGCAAAGGTAAAGGTTTGGGAAATATATTCTTAAGACACATAGAGCGTTCTAATTTTCTTATATTTGTTCTAGATGCAAGTTTGGATCCAATAAAGTATTATAATATAATTATAAAAGAACTAGAGCAGTATAATAAGAATTTGTTACAAAAAAAGAGAATAATTTTGCTAAATAAACGCGATTTAATCGATAAAAACACAGAAAATAAACTTTTAATTTATTTTAAAGGACTAAACGAGCAGGTTTATTCTATAAGTACTTTTGATAAGACTAGTATTGAGGCTTTAAAGAATATAATTTTAGAATCTGTTTCTGAATCAAAAATTCTTGTTTAA
- the rpmA gene encoding 50S ribosomal protein L27 yields the protein MASKKGGGSSRNGRDSNPQYLGVKVYGGEVVSAGSIIARQRGTKIHPGNNVGVGRDYTIFAKIDGKVNFIKKAGKVVAEIIPN from the coding sequence ATGGCGTCCAAAAAAGGTGGAGGCAGTTCTAGAAACGGAAGAGATAGCAATCCTCAATATCTTGGGGTTAAAGTATATGGTGGAGAGGTGGTAAGTGCTGGCTCCATTATTGCAAGGCAACGTGGAACAAAAATTCACCCAGGAAATAATGTTGGAGTAGGAAGAGATTATACTATTTTTGCTAAGATCGATGGTAAGGTTAATTTTATAAAGAAAGCCGGAAAAGTAGTAGCTGAAATTATTCCTAATTAG
- the rplU gene encoding 50S ribosomal protein L21, giving the protein MVYVLKIRGKEFLAAPGDKIKVPFIEGLSVGEKFVVENALVFDEEPEIRTSNVETLVEGSGKERTVIAFKYRPKKGYRNKKGNRQKFTLLRVSKI; this is encoded by the coding sequence GTGGTTTACGTTTTAAAAATTAGGGGCAAAGAATTTTTGGCTGCTCCTGGTGATAAAATTAAGGTACCCTTTATAGAAGGTTTAAGTGTTGGTGAAAAGTTTGTTGTTGAAAATGCTCTAGTTTTTGATGAAGAACCAGAAATTAGAACTTCAAATGTTGAGACACTCGTTGAAGGAAGCGGTAAGGAGAGAACAGTGATAGCTTTTAAATATAGACCAAAAAAGGGTTATAGAAATAAAAAGGGCAATAGACAAAAGTTTACCTTATTAAGAGTTTCTAAAATATAA
- a CDS encoding ATP-binding protein, translating to MVYVVKVDQDTCNGDGACADNCPNQVFDMVNGKSQPTRADDCVGCMTCVSVCPTGAVTVTEL from the coding sequence ATGGTTTATGTAGTAAAAGTAGATCAGGATACTTGTAACGGAGATGGTGCATGCGCAGATAATTGCCCAAATCAGGTTTTTGACATGGTCAACGGCAAGTCTCAGCCAACAAGGGCAGATGATTGTGTAGGGTGCATGACTTGCGTTTCGGTTTGCCCAACTGGTGCAGTTACGGTAACTGAGCTCTAA
- the dsrB gene encoding dissimilatory-type sulfite reductase subunit beta, translated as MVKTDFGPPKYLDMMSDLCKRNYGKWKYHEVLDTGTLVHVSESGEKLYTVRAATPRLLHVDTLRAFCDLADKYCGGFFRFTSRHSVEFLIEDEANIEPLKADLHAMGFTPGGVGNTISNMLHTQGWIHCHTPAIDASGIVKSVMDEVYEYYKEAKLPARLRLALACCLNMCGAVHCSDVAIVGVHRVPPKVQDDKVSKMCEIPNVVAACPTRAIRPEPAKKSVVVNDERCMYCGNCYTMCPAMPIFDPKNDGAAIFVGGKVSDARHPAMFSKLAVPYIPNEPPRWPTLVKTIRLLIDVYAKDAKEGERYGEWINRIGWEKFFKVTGLPFTDKHIDDYIFSVPTFRSTATFKW; from the coding sequence ATGGTTAAAACAGATTTTGGACCACCAAAATATTTGGACATGATGTCCGATCTTTGTAAGAGAAATTATGGCAAATGGAAATACCACGAAGTTTTGGATACTGGAACGTTAGTTCACGTATCGGAAAGTGGTGAAAAGCTTTATACGGTTAGAGCTGCGACCCCAAGGCTTTTGCACGTGGACACATTGAGAGCTTTTTGCGATCTTGCTGATAAATATTGCGGTGGGTTCTTCAGGTTTACCAGCAGACACTCAGTTGAATTTCTTATTGAAGACGAGGCCAACATTGAACCCCTCAAGGCAGATCTTCATGCGATGGGGTTCACACCAGGTGGCGTAGGAAACACCATTTCAAACATGCTTCATACTCAGGGTTGGATTCACTGCCATACCCCTGCAATTGATGCGTCTGGTATAGTAAAATCTGTCATGGACGAGGTTTATGAGTATTATAAGGAAGCGAAACTTCCAGCTAGACTTAGGCTTGCTCTGGCATGCTGCTTAAATATGTGCGGTGCAGTCCATTGCTCTGATGTTGCTATAGTAGGCGTTCATAGAGTACCGCCAAAAGTCCAGGACGATAAAGTCTCTAAGATGTGCGAGATACCAAACGTAGTAGCTGCATGCCCAACAAGGGCAATCAGACCAGAACCAGCCAAAAAATCAGTTGTAGTAAATGATGAAAGGTGTATGTATTGTGGTAACTGTTATACTATGTGTCCTGCAATGCCAATTTTTGATCCAAAGAACGATGGAGCTGCAATATTTGTAGGCGGTAAAGTCTCTGACGCAAGGCATCCAGCGATGTTTTCTAAATTGGCTGTTCCTTATATTCCAAATGAACCTCCAAGGTGGCCAACTTTAGTTAAGACTATAAGGTTGCTTATAGATGTCTATGCAAAGGATGCAAAGGAAGGAGAGCGTTACGGCGAGTGGATTAATAGAATTGGTTGGGAGAAGTTCTTCAAGGTTACAGGCTTGCCATTTACCGATAAGCATATTGACGATTACATCTTCTCCGTTCCAACCTTCCGCTCCACTGCTACATTTAAGTGGTAA
- the dsrA gene encoding dissimilatory-type sulfite reductase subunit alpha, whose amino-acid sequence MPETRKTPMLDQLLDGPFPSFVKEIKKGAEKNDACNDLLGQLELSYEEKITHWKHGGIVGVTGYGGGVIGRYSDVPEKFPGLTEFHTMRINQPAGWFYKTDRLRKLLDIWEKRGSGLTNFHGATGDIILLGTHTDQLQPVVDDLAHEGWDLGGSGSDLRTPSACVGPARCEWACIDTLDICDTLTRRYQNELHRPMWPYKFKIKVSGCANDGVAAKARADFSIIGTWKDNIQINRTEVINYVNAGFDIIGQVVDKCPTKCISYNPVTKSLSIDNSNCVRCHNCINKMPKALRQGKITGATILIGGHAPILQSAFMSWVIVPFMEMKPPYDEVSELLEKIWEWWDENGKMRERVGELIYRLGMRSFLKATGLPAVPQMVLHPRTNPFYFWDKEEVNQ is encoded by the coding sequence ATGCCAGAAACAAGAAAAACACCAATGTTAGATCAGCTTCTTGACGGTCCTTTTCCGAGTTTTGTGAAAGAGATCAAAAAGGGTGCTGAAAAAAACGATGCTTGCAATGATCTATTAGGTCAGTTAGAGCTGTCGTATGAGGAAAAGATTACGCACTGGAAACACGGTGGAATTGTAGGCGTTACGGGTTATGGCGGTGGAGTAATCGGTCGTTATTCTGATGTTCCAGAGAAATTTCCAGGATTGACCGAGTTTCACACTATGAGAATCAATCAGCCTGCTGGATGGTTTTATAAGACAGATAGGCTAAGGAAACTCCTTGACATATGGGAGAAGCGTGGAAGCGGCTTGACAAACTTTCATGGCGCAACGGGCGATATCATTTTGCTTGGTACCCATACAGATCAGTTGCAACCTGTTGTAGATGATCTAGCACATGAAGGTTGGGACCTTGGAGGTTCAGGATCAGACCTCAGGACCCCAAGCGCATGCGTTGGCCCAGCCAGATGCGAGTGGGCTTGCATTGACACGCTCGACATATGTGATACCTTGACGAGAAGATATCAAAACGAGCTTCACAGACCAATGTGGCCTTATAAGTTTAAAATTAAGGTATCTGGCTGTGCAAATGACGGTGTAGCTGCAAAGGCAAGGGCTGACTTTTCGATTATTGGTACTTGGAAGGATAATATTCAAATCAACAGGACTGAAGTAATAAATTATGTTAATGCCGGATTTGACATTATTGGCCAAGTAGTTGATAAGTGTCCAACAAAGTGTATTTCTTATAATCCTGTAACCAAGTCTCTTTCAATTGATAATAGCAACTGTGTAAGGTGCCACAACTGTATAAATAAGATGCCAAAAGCTCTTAGACAAGGCAAGATAACAGGTGCTACTATTTTGATTGGTGGTCATGCTCCAATCTTGCAGTCAGCCTTTATGTCATGGGTTATTGTCCCATTTATGGAAATGAAGCCTCCTTACGATGAAGTTTCAGAGCTTCTCGAGAAGATCTGGGAATGGTGGGACGAGAATGGGAAGATGAGAGAAAGAGTTGGTGAGCTTATTTACAGATTAGGTATGAGAAGCTTCTTGAAGGCGACAGGGCTTCCTGCTGTTCCTCAGATGGTCTTGCATCCACGAACCAATCCATTCTACTTCTGGGACAAAGAGGAGGTGAACCAATAA
- a CDS encoding TusE/DsrC/DsvC family sulfur relay protein: MPFIEVNGKQLEVDEDGFIQDPEQWNEDVARYLAKTEQVEELTEEHWKIVNYLHDYFKKYQIAPMVRKLCKDNGVDLKKIYELFPTGPAKGACKIAGLPKPTGCV, translated from the coding sequence ATGCCATTTATCGAAGTTAATGGTAAACAATTAGAGGTTGATGAGGACGGTTTCATCCAGGATCCAGAACAGTGGAACGAGGATGTAGCCCGTTATCTTGCGAAAACCGAGCAGGTAGAAGAGTTGACGGAGGAGCACTGGAAGATAGTAAATTATTTGCACGACTATTTTAAGAAATACCAGATTGCTCCAATGGTCAGAAAGCTCTGTAAGGATAACGGAGTGGACCTCAAGAAGATTTATGAGTTGTTCCCAACTGGTCCTGCAAAGGGTGCTTGTAAAATTGCAGGATTACCCAAACCAACAGGATGTGTTTAA